The sequence CTTCCTTGCCCATTAGATCCATCAATTCATATGCTCGAACGAAATTGCCTACTTTACAATGCCCATCAATGAGAGTAGTGTATGTGTTCGTGTTGGGAACCAATCCCTGTTCCTGCATTCTTCTCAGCAGCATCTCTGCCCGGTTCAACTTGTCCTCCTTGCAATATCCATTGATCATAGCAGTGTAGGTATGCACATTTGGCTTGTAACCGTCGCTCCTAACGAGCTTAAGAAACAGCCTAAACGCCTTTTCGGTCCACCCCTTCTTGCACAACCCATCAATCAATGTTGTGTGGGTATACACATTAGGCTTCCAACCTCTCCGAACCATCTCCTCCAACAACTCAAACGCCTGCTTGATGCTTCCTTGCTTGCACAACCCATTAATCAGAGCAGTGAAATTTATCACATTCGGTGCCAAACCCATCTCAACCATCTTCCAAAAGTACCCAACAACTCTATTCACATAACCCTTTTGGCAAAATGCATCAATGATCAAGGTACAAGTCGCGTTATCGACTATAAACCCTCTTTCAACCATCGCATTCAACCACCTCTCTGCCTCTAAAACCCTACCCATGTTACAGCAAGCAACAACCATTAACTTAAAACTTCCACAATCAGGAGACACCCCTCTTTGACACATTTCAACGAACATATTCTCTGCAATTTCAACCAACCCCATTCCCACTGCAACATCCAGAACACAATTAAGTGTTTGGGTACTTAGAACCAAGCCCTGATTTTGCATCTCCACCACCATGTTAACAGCCTCCttcaattttccattttcagCAAAATTCATCACCATACACTGCATCACCTCATTGGCTCTCTCCAAATTCTTGTTACCAATCAAAGCGGTGGCTGAAACTATGTAAAGGCGCATGAAATGCCGGAATTTAGGAAACCCAATTGCCCAGTACAAGAAACTCAAGGCCACCATGGAACCAGCTTCATCAGCGAGCGAAGCAACGACCGTAATCGCCTGGTCATGGGTCAGAGACTCGGAGTCTAATGGGAGGTGCAGCTTTGGAGGGGTGAATCTGACATGGGTTTGCTGGTAATAAGATTGACAGACCAAGGAACAGATTGTTCTCACAACGGATTGTGAGTGTGATTGGGATTGAGATGATGAAGAAGTAGAGGGTTCATCGTGAATGTAACAGTGTGGTCTGAGACTGAATGTAGGGTGTAGCTGGGAGAGGAAGACGCTACTCAGGATTGACGATGCTGGCAATTTCTGAGGCAGTACATGAAACCGATGAAGAAGAAGACGTGACACCATGAAAACAGATCAGTGGTAGAAGAGGAATCCACGAAAAAAGAACTGGAATAAAAGAGGGAAATGGATGATTCAAAATTCTGTTTGGCTGGTAAGAAAACGGTCGGGATTATTAACTTATaatcaacaataataattaataactaTGGGTTGAACAAATTTAAATACTTGTTtgccaaaaaaatatatgggcGGTGATTTTTTCTCATGCATGTTTTGAAAGATCaaatttaaaagaacaaaaaaatgttaatgtctaataaaaataagggaattcgagaatttgtttttaaaaacagtatttaaaaataaaaaacaaaaaatttatttagatgggtgatttttaaaaataatttttgtattttcatttggtaaaaatactataaatttaattGATATAATAGTAAatcttatcaaaaataaaaataattttataattacaattaaaataagaataaatagtttttaggataaattatatttttttttcataaaaaatatactattttagtatatctttttatggatattgtaaaatctaattaaatttttaataaaaataaataataataattgttaataatattttatttaatataaataataaatgaagtttaatttttttttaataagaaaaattttcattacatggtaccttttatattcaattataaatataaaatttcattaaaattttcattacatcCCGTTAATAtctcaataaatatattttataaaatttaaattttttaaagatattttagataaaaatattttaaaaatatattcttaataattctctaaaaaaaataaattttacatatgaaatatatttatagggatattaatcaagaaaatttaatatcaaTAGTAACTTATTAGACTTAAAACCAATAGTTCACCTTTCTCTTTATTatattaagattaaataatttaaaaatatataaattttaattatatttaattttttttattattttctataacaaaatcaaatatataaaaaatcattttccttaacctTCGTTTTTTCCTTTCCCTATAATTAttgggaaccaaatatagctttAAACTATTAAATCTTATTCCATCTAAACAATTAGAAATcataaatgtttaataaatctatattttatttttattataatttaaaccaTTTAATAAATTGTATATTAATGATTAAACCATTGACCTAACTTGTGAAACAACAAATTATTTGGTTAAACAATAGATtcgattttgaaaatattgtataAACTTATATCTTAAACTCATCTTATTCACAATCAAATCAAGAGTAAGAacttcttttataaaataataataataataataataataaacaatccATTACCAAAAACTCTCACCCACGATGATCTAGAAAATAAGGTGGAGAGAATCTATCTTCACACATTGGTTATGCTTGTGAACTTTGAAAGTCTCCAAGGTACATTGCACCCATTttgaaactatatatatatttccttatTAAGGCATCTTTGCATGTTGCATTTATATTAAGCTTTACCACTACCTTTCAATTAAGTAAAGATCTTCCAAGATATTTCTAACCACCcatattccttttttctttaaGTTGCCCTAATGATGGAGAGGAAATGGATGGTATCTTTGATGAATAATGACAAATTAATAGCTTTCCAAGTACACTATGATTTTGGAAAAGTTTATCTGcgatatatagaaaaaatataaaaaataaaacaaaaggaagTCTAGACTCATCGAAAGATGGtataaacaaagaaacaagACTCCGTATAAACGATAACATCAAACTACGAAATATATGTTTGAACTCTATGAAATAATGAAATCTAAATGTAAATAATATGATTAATTGTGTTTTTTGATATATACTGAATCGATAATGTAACCCAATCCTATATATAAGATTAGTATCCATATATACATTCAAACAAAAGTATTGTATCCAAgtttgtataataatttttctaagcTTTTCTAGGAATCAATCAATCCCCTTTATTAAAGGAGTGAGAGGTTGAAGATGCTTCAACCATCACATGCACCTCCATTTTTCCATGATTGCAgatcaaaaggaaaaaactacTATGACTTGTGGTCCCAGGGATTTTCCATGAGCCTGAGGTCACCAAGAGCTACAAGACAAACTAAAACTAGTCTATTTTCCTGTTATTTTTGTCAAAGTTAGACAAAacaaagtaaacaaaaataaattttacagcTGCCAGACATTGCTCCCATGAAAATTCCATGGAACTGCCACCTACCATACCACTTTTGCTAATATGCTTGTTTCACTTTTCACTCTAAAGAAACCCTCACACAGTCAAAGGGTTTGAAAGGGAGAGGTGTAGTGAAAAAGGGAGGAAAACTTGAAAAGCATCACATGCTTGCTTTGATTAAAAGGGAACAacaatcattcttttttatttttttgttgagttttgacTATGATCCACTTCTTTTCTATTGTTCATCTTTTACTAATCACATTTAGCTCtaggattttttataaaatacatgtACAGGCAACCCATTTTAAGGCAAAATTCAATGAAGATAAGAATGTACAATAAGTCTTTTTTTCACTAAAACAAGACACCCAATAAAAAATAGCCACAGTTTTCAAAGTAGGTTTATATTTGCTTATATTGGcaattgttttatttctttgtgCCTAGTAGATCCAATTTCTCAATATTCgatcatatttttttgtatgtaagTTCTATAACTTTGTATTATTATTCAATGGTTTAGATTTGACAAGATACATTAAGAGCTCAGACTCAAAGTAAAATACGGAACTAGTAGAATTGAATTTTCCAACTAAGTATTAATAAATGTTTGTTGTTGTGATCCCAATGCTTTACCAAAACTTAATGTAGATCTGGCACAAAATACATAGAAGGGTTTGTTAGACTAACACCCTTTTTCAATGTGTAAAGGAATaaagaaagagaggaaaaaaagggaGGAAGATAGTTATCATTTAAAAGTACACAATGATGGAGttggaaataatgtaaacaTGCAAGCCATTGTCCACCACAATGAAATAATATGGGAGAATCTGACCTCCCCTTCCCACTAACTTCGGCAGCTTCTCTTATATAAGAACTTTTTTCTAACTGTCACTACTCACAAGACTTAGAGAGCAGAAGAAACAAAATGCAGAAGCTGCATTTCCATTTGCTCTTGTTATCTTTGTCTTGTTGCTTTGTTCTGGCTCTTTCATGGAGCCAAAGCCAGCAGTTCAGCCATGCCAAGAACTATGAAGGCTCTTCTAACCTAGTGGATCTAGATTACCACATGGGTCCTGTCCTGGCTTCTCCCATCAACCTCTATATAATCTGGTATGGCCATTGGAACTGGAGGCACCAAACTACTATTAGAGATTTCATCTATTCTCTCTCGTCTTCCTCCTCTTTCCCTTCTGTTGCTGATTGGTGGCGCACTGTCAGGCTCTATACTGACCAAACAGGATCTAACATCACTGGTAGTATTGTTCTCTCAGGGGAGTTCTATGACTCCAGATACTCACAGGGCAGGTATCTAAGTCGCTTAGGAATCCAATCTGTCATAAAAAAGGCTGTCACTTCTCACCCACGGGCTCTACCTCTCAATCCTTACAATGGTGTTTACCTAGTGCTGAGCTCCTCCGATGTTCAAGTTCAAGACTTCTGTAGGGCAGTTTGCGGGTTTCACTACTTCACCTTCCCAACCATTGTTGGTGTCACAGTGCCCTACGCATGGGTGGGTTACAGTGGCACCCAGTGCCCAGGTATGTGTGCCTACCCGTTTGCATGGCCCAAGTATTCAGGAAGACCACCACCAAGCACAAATGGTGGAAACAATATAATGGGAGCACCAAATGGAGATGCAGGGGTTGATGGAATGATCAGCGTGATAGCTCATGAGCTAGCTGAAATGTCTAGTAACCCACTTGTGAATGCATGGTATGCAGGGGATGACCAACTGCACCCACTGAGATTGCAGATTTGTGCATGGGTGTGTATGGGTCTGGTGGGGGAGGTGGGTACATAGGAAATGTGTACAAGGACTCATGGGGAAATGGGTATAATGTTAATGGGGTGAAGGGAAGGAAGTTCCTAGTTCAATGGGTATGGAACCCAGTGAAAAGGAGATGTTTTGGCCCCAATGCCATGGACTAGAAGTGTATTATTTACATGATTTCCTATGATTTCTTCCGCTAATTGATCGAGAAAGCAAGATGGGGGACCCAAGGAAAGATGTGGGAATCAAGTGAAATGAGGCTAGGGGGACAATGTACAAGGGATGGCCCGTAGTGATGGCACGAAGTATGACTTTTATAAAGGAATCATGCTTTCCTTTTTGAATTTGTAGCTAATCTTCTGTCTTTAACAAAGTTATAGAAATACAATAGATCATGTAAGGCATTGTGTGGCAAACTAAAAAATTGGCCATGGGGATTCAGCGCAAGTCTGAATAAACTCAAGGTTAGTAAACTTAATTGGTCTGGGATATGCTTCAGAGTTGCAATATTCTTAGGTAAAAAGAGATCAAAATGACTAGTTACATGGCAATTCAGAACAGCCTCCGAGTCTTTTGCAATCCAGTAAACTAACCAATGTTTTACCTCATGGACTTGGCTCTGGTTTTCCACACATGGGCGACCAACTTATCAGCCTAGAAAAAGCAAACCACCTACCCATTACTGGAAAGGCAAAACCAAGATAATCAGGTTTAAGCATGTTAACCTACAAAAATTAccaaccaaaaacaaaatactGAACTTACCTCGAAGATTCCATATTCCTGCAAAAGTTTCTGCATCaacaagagaagaagaaaaggaaataattattttttcataggCGAAAACAAGGGTAAAAATGCAACTTTCCATATTTAAACCAACCATTGCTCTGTTCAGTACTACAGATGAAGACCACCAATAAAAGATATTCTGCTTCCAACTGAAAAATTTACTCAATTCTCCATTCTTTTACCAGTAAAAATTAAGGACAATGATGATGTAATTATGTATGATACAAATGCTGCCTTACcagcaaacaaacaaagaatacaagtttactcatctctcatacaaaattgattttgtaCCACTACTTGACAGAAGATTTCCAGTTCTTCAGCACAAAAGATGTCCATGCATAATAGAACTGTACTTCACCGTACTTGACACATGTTTCCCCTGTCCTTCATGTTTTCAAAACATGGCCCTGAATTTTCTTCGAGCACTGGGCAAAAATTGAATTCTTTGACAAACCTGGATGTATCTGGATCTTCTACTTTTaactaaatttagaaaaaattcatAACACATCAGAGCATCGGATACATGAGTGGTCAATAAGCCTTGCTACAAGACTCTCAGGCTCTGGAATGAGAGCTGACG is a genomic window of Vitis riparia cultivar Riparia Gloire de Montpellier isolate 1030 chromosome 1, EGFV_Vit.rip_1.0, whole genome shotgun sequence containing:
- the LOC117916742 gene encoding LOW QUALITY PROTEIN: protein EXORDIUM-like 7 (The sequence of the model RefSeq protein was modified relative to this genomic sequence to represent the inferred CDS: inserted 1 base in 1 codon), which produces MQKLHFHLLLLSLSCCFVLALSWSQSQQFSHAKNYEGSSNLVDLDYHMGPVLASPINLYIIWYGHWNWRHQTTIRDFIYSLSSSSSFPSVADWWRTVRLYTDQTGSNITGSIVLSGEFYDSRYSQGRYLSRLGIQSVIKKAVTSHPRALPLNPYNGVYLVLSSSDVQVQDFCRAVCGFHYFTFPTIVGVTVPYAWVGYSGTQCPGMCAYPFAWPKYSGRPPPSTNGGNNIMGAPNGDAGVDGMISVIAHELAEMSSNPLVNAWYAGDDXTAPTEIADLCMGVYGSGGGGGYIGNVYKDSWGNGYNVNGVKGRKFLVQWVWNPVKRRCFGPNAMD
- the LOC117912134 gene encoding pentatricopeptide repeat-containing protein At4g19890, whose product is MVSRLLLHRFHVLPQKLPASSILSSVFLSQLHPTFSLRPHCYIHDEPSTSSSSQSQSHSQSVVRTICSLVCQSYYQQTHVRFTPPKLHLPLDSESLTHDQAITVVASLADEAGSMVALSFLYWAIGFPKFRHFMRLYIVSATALIGNKNLERANEVMQCMVMNFAENGKLKEAVNMVVEMQNQGLVLSTQTLNCVLDVAVGMGLVEIAENMFVEMCQRGVSPDCGSFKLMVVACCNMGRVLEAERWLNAMVERGFIVDNATCTLIIDAFCQKGYVNRVVGYFWKMVEMGLAPNVINFTALINGLCKQGSIKQAFELLEEMVRRGWKPNVYTHTTLIDGLCKKGWTEKAFRLFLKLVRSDGYKPNVHTYTAMINGYCKEDKLNRAEMLLRRMQEQGLVPNTNTYTTLIDGHCKVGNFVRAYELMDLMGKEGFSPNIYTYNAIIDGLCKKGSFDEAYRLLNKVSVHGLQADGVTYTILMSVHCRQADTNRSLVFFNKMLKVGFTPDIHSYTTLISAFCRQKQMKESERLFEEAVSLGLIPTKKTYTSMICGYCRYGNTSLAVKLFQRMSNHGCAPDSITYGALISGLCKESKLDDARNLYNAMMDKGLLPCEVTRLTLAYEYCKKDDSSTAINVLDRLEKRQWIRTVNTLVRKLCSEGKLDMAALFFHKLLDKEPNVNRVTLLGFMNKCYESNKYGLVSELSERICEGIG